The Helianthus annuus cultivar XRQ/B chromosome 16, HanXRQr2.0-SUNRISE, whole genome shotgun sequence genome includes a window with the following:
- the LOC110915122 gene encoding polyadenylate-binding protein 2, giving the protein MAAQVVQAPAVNGGAAGGGQQFVATSLYVGDLEVNVTDAQLFEMFNQLGQVVSVRVCRDLSTRRSLGYGYVNYMNPQDAARAIEVLNFTPLNGKSIRIMYSHRDPSVRKSGSGNIFIKNLDKAIDQKALHDTFSTFGNILSCKIATDSTGQSKGYGFVQYDTEESAQQAIEKLNGMLLNDKQVYVGPFLRKQERELAVDKTKFTNVFVKNLSESTTDEDLRKAFSEYGTITSAVVMRDADGNSKCFGFVNFESTEDAAKAVEGLNGQKFDEKEWFVGKAQKKNEREQELKQKFEQSMKEAVDKSQGLNLYVKNLDDTVTDESLREYFAPFGTITSCKVMRDPNGTSKGSGFVAFSTSDEASRALMEMNGKMIAGKPLYVALAQRKEDRRARLQAQFSQMRPIAMAPAGAPRMPMFPPGGPGMGQQMFYGQAQPTFIPPQPGFGYQQQLVPGMRPGGGPLPNFFMPMVPPGQQGQRPGGRRGGVPGQQNQQQPVPLMQQQMMPRGRVYRYPPGRDVSMGSVPYDISNPMQLRDTAGISQPIPIGALASALANASPTEQRTMLGENLYPLVEQLEAESAAKVTGMLLEMDQTEVLHLLESPEALKAKVAEAMEVLRNVAQQQQQPADQLAALSLNDLN; this is encoded by the exons ATGGCGGCGCAGGTTGTTCAGGCTCCGGCGGTGAACGGTGGTGCTGCTGGTGGTGGTCAGCAGTTTGTGGCGACGAGTTTGTATGTTGGGGATTTGGAGGTTAATGTGACGGATGCTCAGTTGTTTGAGATGTTTAATCAGTTAGGGCAGGTGGTGTCTGTTAGGGTTTGTAGGGATTTATCTACCAGGAGGAGTCTTGGTTATGGTTATGTTAATTACATGAATCCTCAAGAtg CTGCAAGGGCTATAGAGGTGCTGAATTTCACCCCTCTCAATGGAAAATCAATCAGGATAATGTATTCTCATCGGGATCCCAGTGTGCGCAAAAGCGGCTCTGGAAATATCTTTATCAAG AATTTGGATAAAgcaattgaccaaaaagccctacACGACACCTTCTCTACATTCGGCAACATTCTCTCTTGCAAGATCGCTACTGATTCAACCGGTCAGTCAAAGGGCTACGGATTTGTGCAGTACGACACTGAGGAATCCGCACAACAAGCTATCGAGAAACTCAACGGCATGCTTTTGAACGACAAACAAGTGTATGTTGGCCCGTTCTTACGCAAGCAAGAACGCGAACTAGCTGTCGACAAGACCAAATTCACTAACGTCTTCGTTAAAAACCTCTCCGAATCAACAACCGATGAGGATTTACGAAAGGCGTTTAGTGAATACGGAACGATCACCAGTGCGGTTGTGATGAGGGACGCTGACGGTAACTCCAAATGCTTTGGGTTTGTTAACTTTGAGAGTACCGAAGATGCTGCTAAAGCTGTAGAAGGCCTTAACGGACAGAAGTTTGATGAAAAAGAATGGTTTGTCGGGAAAGCGCAAAAAAAGAATGAACGGGAACAGGAGTTGAAACAGAAGTTTGAGCAGAGTATGAAGGAGGCGGTTGACAAATCACAGGGGTTAAACTTGTATGTAAAGAATTTAGATGACACGGTGACCGATGAAAGTCTCAGGGAGTACTTTGCGCCTTTCGGTACAATAACTTCCTGCAAG GTCATGAGAGATCCTAACGGAACTAGCAAAGGTTCAGGTTTTGTTGCGTTTTCCACTTCTGATGAAGCTTCTAGAGCT CTTATGGAGATGAATGGCAAGATGATCGCTGGCAAGCCTCTTTATGTAGCACTTGCGCAACGCAAAGAAGATAGAAGGGCACGATTGCAG GCACAGTTTTCACAGATGCGTCCAATTGCAATGGCGCCAGCTGGAGCTCCTCGCATGCCAATGTTTCCTCCTGGCGGTCCTGGTATGGGTCAACAAATGTTTTACGGTCAAGCTCAGCCTACGTTCATTCCTCCCCAA CCTGGTTTCGGGTACCAGCAGCAACTTGTTCCCGGTATGAGGCCAGGTGGCGGTCCACTGCCAAACTTTTTCATGCCAATGGTTCCACCGGGCCAGCAGGGACAGCGTCCAGGTGGCAGACGCGGCGGTGTTCCTGggcagcagaatcagcaacagcccGTTCCTCTTATGCAGCAGCAGATGATGCCACGTGGCCGAGTGTATCGTTACCCTCCTGGTCGTGATGTTTCTATGGGTTCTGTTCCGTATGATATCAGCAATCCCATGCAGTTGCGTGACACTGCTGGAATCTCTCAGCCGATTCCCATTGGTGCTTTAGCTTCTGCGCTTGCAAATGCTTCTCCAACAGAGCAGAGAACG ATGTTGGGTGAGAATCTGTACCCGCTAGTGGAACAGCTGGAAGCGGAATCTGCGGCAAAGGTGACAGGAATGCTGCTGGAAATGGATCAGACGGAGGTCCTACACTTGCTGGAGTCACCGGAAGCGCTCAAGGCGAAGGTTGCGGAGGCAATGGAGGTTCTTAGGAATGTTgcgcagcaacagcagcaacctGCTGATCAACTTGCTGCACTGTCCTTGAACGACCTGAACTAA
- the LOC110918818 gene encoding probable E3 ubiquitin ligase SUD1, producing the protein MMNEQLVAAADDGAGVAAVVNASASSSSESSGSRVTSASGSDDADSGKNVTTNVYDDDDDEDGDVCRICRNPGDVDNPLRYPCACSGSIKFVHQDCLLQWLNHSNARQCEVCKHPFSFSPVYAENAPAKLPFQEFVVGISLKAYHVLQFFLRLTFVLSVWLVIIPFITFWIWRFSFVRSFGEAQRLFLSHISPTFILTDCLHGFLLSASIVFIFLGATSLRDYFHHLRELEGAEGDANGARVARRPPNRNLGGENAGHIIRRNAEDVAARLEMQAARLEAHVEQMFDGDGAEDVPFDELVGMQGPLFHLVENAFTVLASNMIFIGVMILVPFHLGRFVLYHLSWLLSSTTNPMLSTVVPLTEQALSLANITLKNALTAVANLTSDHIPYNNTVIDHVSEIINVNATGITESSNSIIQGETNVASVASWVSDVTTLAFGYTFIFSLVIFYFGTVAVVRYVKGEPLFMGRFYGIASIAETIPSLFKQFLTAMKHLVTMIKVAFLLVVELGVFPLMCGWWLDICTIRMFGKSIAQRVDFFSLSPLASSLIHWAVGIVYMLQISVFVSLLRGVLRPGVLYFLRDPADPNYNPFRDLIDDPVHKHARRVLLSVAVYGSLIVMLVFLPVKLAMRIAPSVFPIDISISDPFTEIPANMLLFQICIPFAIEHFKLRATIKSLLHYWFTAVGWALGLTDFLLPRPEDVVAQENGNRDPVRQDRLHAIPGEQDVNAVMHAEADGDEQTDSERYGFVFSIVLLLLAAWITLLVLNSTLIVVPVSLGRALLNVIPLIPITHGMKGNDLYGFIIGSYIISTLLAGARYSIDQIRTERATVLLGQIWKWCSIIVKSSLLLSIWIFAIPMMIGLLFELLVIVPMRVPVDESPVFLLYQDWAFGLIFLKIWTQLVMLDQMTPLVDDSWRVKFERVRNDGFSRLQGFWVLREIVIPIVMKLLTALCFPYVLARGVFPVFGYPLVVNSAVYRFAWVGCLGFSLVCFCGKRCHAWFNDLHNSIRDDRYLIGRRLHNFGDNHID; encoded by the exons ATGATGAACGAGCAACTGGTTGCGGCCGCAGACGACGGAGCCGGAGTCGCCGCCGTTGTTAATGCATCGGCTTCTTCGTCGTCGGAATCTTCTGGTTCGCGCGTGACGTCAGCGAGTGGTTCGGATGATGCTGATAGTGGAAAGAATGTTACGACGAACGTctatgatgatgacgatgatgaagacGGAGATGTTTGCCGGATCTGCCGGAATCCAGGAGATGTTGATAATCCGTTACGGTATCCGTGTGCTTGTAGCGGTAGTATTAAGTTTGTTCATCAGGATTGTTTGTTACAGTGGCTTAATCACAGCAACGCTCGACAGTGTGAG GTTTGCAAGCATCCATTTTCATTTTCTCCTGTGTATGCCGAGAATGCCCCTGCGAAGCTTCCTTTCCAGGAGTTTGTGGTCGGAATATCATTAAAAGCCTATCATGTGTTGCAGTTCTTCTTACGGCTCACATTTGTACTTTCCGTTTGGCTTGTGATCATACCATTTATTACTTTCTGGATATGGCGTTTCTCATTCGTAAGGAGTTTCGGTGAAGCTCAGAGGCTATTTCTGAGCCATATATCTCCTACTTTTATTCTAACTGACTGTCTTCACGGGTTCTTACTCTCTGCAAGCATCGTGTTCATATTTCTTGGAGCTACATCATTGAGGGACTATTTTCACCATTTACGAGAACTCGAGGGGGCGGAAGGTGATGCAAACGGTGCTCGTGTTGCCCGACGACCACCCAACAGAAACCTTGGTGGTGAGAATGCTGGTCATATAATTAGAAGAAACGCCGAAGATGTGGCGGCCAGATTGGAGATGCAAGCAGCTCGCCTTGAAGCCCATGTTGAACAGATGTTTGATGGTGATGGTGCAGAGGATGTTCCGTTTGATGAGCTTGTTGGTATGCAGGGCCCGCTTTTTCATTTGGTGGAAAATGCATTTACT GTTCTTGCTAGCAACATGATATTTATCGGTGTTATGATCCTCGTGCCATTTCACCTAGGACGATTTGTACTCTATCATTTATCATGGCTGTTATCTTCTACTACAAACCCTATGCTTTCAACTGTTGTACCACTTACAGAGCAAGCACTTTCTCTAGCCAATATCACATTGAAAAACGCGCTGACCGCAGTTGCAAATTTGACATCTGATCACATCCCATATAACAACACCGTGATTGACCACGTTTCTGAGATTATAAACGTGAATGCTACCGGAATTACCGAATCATCAAACAGTATTATACAAGGAGAAACCAATGTTGCATCTGTTGCATCATGGGTGTCTGATGTCACAACTCTTGCTTTTGGCTATACGTTCATTTTCTCGCTTGTTATCTTCTACTTTGGAACAGTTGCGGTAGTTAGATACGTTAAAGGAGAGCCGTTATTCATGGGAAGGTTTTACGGCATTGCTTCAATCGCAGAGACAATTCCGTCTCTTTTCAAGCAGTTCTTGACAGCGATGAAACATTTAGTGACTATGATCAAAGTTGCTTTCCTTTTGGTAGTTGAATTAGGGGTTTTTCCTTTGATGTGTGGATGGTGGCTTGATATTTGTACTATACGGATGTTTGGCAAGTCGATTGCTCAAAGAGTTGACTTCTTTTCACTGTCTCCGTTGGCAAGTTCGTTGATTCATTGGGCTGTCGGGATTGTCTACATGTTGCAAATATCTGTATTTGTCAGCCTTCTTAGAGGG GTTTTGCGTCCTGGAGTTCTATACTTTCTGCGGGACCCAGCAGATCCTAATTACAATCCTTTTCGGGATCTAATCGATGACCCGGTGCACAAACATGCTCGTAGGGTTCTGCTGTCAGTTGCTGTGTACGGGAGCTTAATAGTAATGCTTGTATTTCTCCCCGTTAAACTTGCTATGCGAATAGCCCCCTCTGTTTTTCCTATCGACATATC AATATCTGACCCGTTTACAGAGATCCCTGCCAACATGCTTCTTTTTCAAATATGCATTCCATTTGCTATTGAGCACTTCAAGTTGCGAGCAACAATCAAGTCACTGTTACATTATTGGTTTACTGCAGTTGGTTGGGCGCTTGGGTTAACGGATTTCTTATTGCCCAGACCTGAGGATGTTGTTGCACAAGAAAACGGAAACCGAGATCCCGTGAGGCAGGATCGGCTACATGCTATACCAGGGGAACAAGATGTGAATGCAGTGATGCATGCAGAAGCTGATGGTGACGAACAAACTGATTCAGA GAGATACGGATTTGTGTTCTCGATTGTTTTGCTTTTGTTGGCGGCTTGGATAACACTTCTCGTTTTGAACTCTACGTTAATTGTGGTGCCTGTCTCACTTGGAAGAGCATTGTTAAATGTGATCCCCCTTATCCCAATTACACATGGCATGAAAGGCAATG ATCTATATGGCTTTATTATTGGAAGTTATATTATCTCAACTCTGCTGGCCGGTGCAAGATATTCCATTGATCAAATCAGAACCGAGAGGGCCACGGTCTTACTCGGTCAAATTTGGAAATGGTGTTCCATTATCGTGAAGAGTTCTTTATTGTTGTCGATATGG ATTTTCGCCATCCCAATGATGATTGGACTGCTATTTGAACTTTTAGTGATCGTACCAATGCGGGTCCCGGTGGATGAAAGCCCGGTTTTTCTCTTGTATCAGGATTGGGCTTTTGGGCTTATTTTCCTCAAGATCTGGACTCAATTGGTAATGCTGGACCAGATGACACCTCTGGTGGATGACAGCTGGCGAGTGAAGTTTGAGAGAGTGAGAAACGATGGTTTCTCGAGGCTGCAAGGATTTTGGGTGCTACGAGAGATTGTCATCCCTATTGTCATGAAGCTGCTAACGGCTCTATGCTTCCCGTATGTGTTAGCCAGAGGGGTGTTTCCGGTATTTGGGTACCCGTTAGTAGTTAACTCGGCTGTCTACAGATTCGCATGGGTCGGCTGTCTTGGTTTTAGTTTAGTGTGCTTTTGTGGTAAGAGGTGTCATGCATGGTTCAACGACCTCCACAACTCCATAAGAGATGACCGCTATTTGATTGGCCGAAGACTTCACAACTTTGGGGATAACCACATTGATTAA